A stretch of Paenibacillus peoriae DNA encodes these proteins:
- a CDS encoding TetR/AcrR family transcriptional regulator, translating into MTKATSTSINRQKEIISAAIEVFAEMGYYRATTAKVAERANISQPYVFRFFATKEALLVEALKVSFTRIIDSFHSVIHSASSEQLEQELIAAYSQIMTEYRNETLLQMQAQTIREDEVVSVMQQGLREIHTTVYDAFRRAGIEQAMERTMLFLARGMLCNISMSLDLPELMKKDD; encoded by the coding sequence ATGACTAAAGCTACGTCAACATCTATAAATCGCCAAAAGGAAATCATATCTGCTGCCATTGAAGTGTTTGCTGAGATGGGCTACTACCGAGCTACAACAGCCAAAGTTGCAGAACGGGCCAATATTTCTCAACCCTATGTCTTTCGTTTTTTCGCTACCAAGGAAGCATTGCTTGTTGAAGCCCTGAAGGTTTCCTTTACACGTATCATAGATTCTTTTCACAGCGTCATTCATTCGGCCTCATCTGAGCAGCTCGAGCAAGAGCTAATTGCAGCCTATTCGCAAATTATGACGGAATACCGTAATGAAACACTTTTGCAAATGCAGGCGCAGACGATCCGCGAGGATGAGGTTGTAAGCGTGATGCAGCAAGGGTTACGTGAAATTCATACGACGGTGTATGATGCTTTCCGACGAGCAGGTATTGAACAAGCAATGGAAAGAACGATGCTTTTTCTCGCTAGAGGTATGCTGTGTAATATTTCGATGTCGCTGGATCTGCCAGAACTGATGAAAAAAGACGATTAA
- a CDS encoding sulfurtransferase TusA family protein, translated as MSSTNNIQADHILDCKGLACPMPIVKARKAMNELVPGKIMEVQATDKGSLADFQSWAKNTGHQYLGTLQDGDVMRHYLQKANLAEVKKEQIFSSTISHEELQAKCSGKENFILLDVREPAEFTLKHIPGSKHIPLGELEHRLSELNLEEEIAVICQAGARSEMACQLLVAKGAKKVKSVLSGISEWAGETKGSESI; from the coding sequence ATGTCATCAACTAACAATATCCAAGCAGATCATATTCTTGATTGTAAAGGGCTAGCTTGTCCTATGCCTATTGTAAAAGCAAGAAAGGCTATGAATGAGCTCGTTCCCGGAAAGATTATGGAGGTTCAGGCGACTGACAAAGGTTCATTAGCCGATTTTCAGAGCTGGGCCAAAAACACCGGACATCAATATTTGGGCACCCTCCAAGATGGAGATGTAATGAGACATTATCTACAAAAAGCAAATCTAGCTGAGGTGAAGAAGGAGCAAATATTTTCTTCTACGATAAGCCATGAAGAGCTACAAGCAAAATGTTCTGGCAAAGAGAACTTCATTTTACTCGATGTTCGTGAACCCGCTGAATTTACGCTTAAACATATCCCTGGATCTAAGCACATCCCTCTTGGCGAACTGGAGCACAGACTTTCTGAACTGAACTTGGAAGAAGAGATCGCAGTGATTTGCCAAGCTGGAGCACGCAGTGAAATGGCTTGTCAGTTATTAGTTGCCAAAGGCGCTAAAAAAGTCAAATCTGTGCTTTCAGGCATATCCGAATGGGCTGGAGAGACTAAGGGAAGCGAATCCATATGA
- a CDS encoding DsrE/DsrF/DrsH-like family protein codes for MSTPKTTIVLFSGELDKAIAAFIIANGAAAYDHEVTIFFTFWGLNTLRKDEIVSTNKGILEKAFGWIMPRGPKKLALSKMNFAGLGPQMIKHVMKKHNALSLPQLIELAREQGIKLVACTMTMDLLGLQQEELIEGLEYAGVAAYLGDASQGKVNLFI; via the coding sequence ATGAGCACACCCAAAACAACGATTGTATTATTCAGCGGGGAGCTGGATAAGGCGATTGCTGCATTCATTATTGCGAACGGAGCGGCAGCATATGATCACGAAGTAACTATTTTCTTTACTTTTTGGGGGCTAAATACGTTACGCAAGGATGAAATCGTGAGCACTAATAAGGGGATACTCGAAAAAGCCTTTGGTTGGATCATGCCTCGTGGACCCAAAAAGCTTGCACTATCCAAAATGAATTTTGCCGGACTCGGTCCACAGATGATCAAGCATGTCATGAAAAAACACAATGCGCTTTCCTTGCCGCAGCTTATAGAGTTGGCACGAGAGCAGGGGATCAAGCTCGTCGCCTGTACCATGACCATGGATTTGTTAGGGCTGCAGCAAGAAGAGCTAATCGAAGGTTTGGAATATGCTGGGGTAGCCGCCTACTTGGGGGATGCTTCCCAGGGCAAGGTGAATCTATTTATTTAG
- a CDS encoding metal-sensitive transcriptional regulator, which translates to MDYNYSDELKTRLRRIEGQVRGVLRLMDEGKSCKDVVSQLSAVRNASDKAIAQIVAENLQRCILEEQEAGGDTDKLVKEAIQLLVKSR; encoded by the coding sequence ATGGATTACAATTACAGTGATGAACTGAAAACGCGCCTGAGGAGGATTGAGGGACAGGTGCGTGGGGTACTTCGTTTAATGGATGAAGGAAAATCGTGCAAAGACGTCGTTAGCCAGTTATCTGCCGTACGTAACGCATCAGATAAAGCGATTGCCCAAATTGTAGCAGAGAATCTGCAACGATGTATATTGGAAGAGCAAGAGGCAGGAGGAGACACGGATAAGCTGGTTAAAGAAGCGATTCAGCTGCTTGTGAAAAGTAGATAA
- a CDS encoding YetF domain-containing protein, with protein sequence MEVFVSIGVKLIISFFGLWIITFITGRKTLSQLTPLDFLTSLVLSEIVGNTLYDDKVTIGQLLFALALWCALAYFFEKATTHFVKFGYMAEGRTVLLVDKGQVNQEMLEKYDIEFTQLLSMLRQQNIFSLREVWYATLETNGSLSVMRKPEYEPPAAQDMGIDAQPDLFSVTVIDKGRLLNESMRGKTIDIGEIKAKVREQGYDSIDEIAYAELSEDGTLHIVPMR encoded by the coding sequence ATGGAGGTATTTGTTTCGATTGGTGTCAAATTGATCATCAGCTTTTTTGGCTTGTGGATCATTACTTTTATTACAGGTCGGAAAACACTCAGTCAGTTAACACCACTCGATTTCCTAACATCATTGGTGTTAAGCGAAATTGTGGGAAATACGTTATATGACGATAAGGTGACCATTGGGCAGCTTTTATTTGCTTTGGCACTATGGTGCGCGCTGGCCTACTTTTTTGAAAAAGCGACGACCCATTTTGTGAAATTTGGATATATGGCAGAAGGTCGAACAGTGCTGCTCGTGGATAAAGGGCAGGTTAATCAAGAAATGCTGGAGAAATATGACATAGAATTTACACAGCTACTCTCCATGCTACGCCAGCAAAATATTTTTTCTCTGCGTGAGGTCTGGTACGCTACGTTAGAGACGAACGGCTCCTTGTCAGTCATGCGGAAACCTGAATACGAGCCACCCGCCGCTCAGGATATGGGAATAGATGCACAGCCTGATCTTTTTTCTGTTACTGTCATTGATAAGGGAAGGTTGCTAAATGAATCTATGCGTGGGAAAACAATTGATATTGGAGAGATTAAGGCTAAGGTGCGAGAGCAGGGATATGATAGTATCGATGAGATTGCCTATGCAGAGTTAAGCGAGGATGGAACACTTCATATCGTGCCAATGAGATAG
- a CDS encoding trans-sulfuration enzyme family protein, protein MSFSDDQLICLRFEDELGCFAKAAAPPIYETAPFFFDTYEDYAEAANNEKEHYVYSRGTNPTVQIAEQMIAALEGGADCKCFASGMAAISAALMCSLSAGDHLILVGHIYETSVSLAKYLSKFNINYTIVHSTSTEAVADAINPQTRAILMESPTSFTFDMVNIQEVASLSKSKGIRTIIDNSWATPLFQKPLEWGVDIVVHSASKYLGGHNDLIAGAVIASKEIINRMYAEEYELIGGSLAPFEAWLLIRGLRTLPLRMEAHQRNALLVARFLSDHPAISKVNHPGLPSHPQHELACRQLKGYAGLFSFELKDSGYEDICRVINKLRLIRIGVSWGSMESQVISPNYGFNKQSLEKQHMPESLIRLAVGHEPAELLIQDLATALS, encoded by the coding sequence TTGAGTTTCTCGGATGATCAGCTTATCTGTCTCCGATTTGAGGACGAACTAGGGTGTTTTGCTAAGGCTGCTGCTCCTCCTATTTATGAGACTGCTCCATTTTTCTTTGATACTTACGAAGATTATGCTGAAGCGGCTAATAATGAAAAGGAGCATTATGTCTATTCGAGGGGAACCAATCCTACCGTTCAGATTGCAGAGCAAATGATTGCTGCACTGGAAGGTGGGGCGGACTGCAAGTGCTTTGCTTCCGGAATGGCTGCTATCAGTGCGGCTTTAATGTGTAGTTTATCCGCCGGGGACCATCTGATTCTGGTCGGACACATATACGAAACCTCCGTCAGCCTAGCTAAATACTTATCGAAGTTCAATATAAATTATACAATTGTACATTCCACTTCTACGGAAGCAGTTGCTGATGCCATCAACCCGCAGACCCGTGCTATTCTTATGGAGTCTCCTACCTCATTCACATTCGATATGGTAAATATTCAGGAGGTAGCTTCGCTTTCCAAATCGAAGGGCATCCGCACAATCATAGATAATTCATGGGCTACACCCCTTTTTCAAAAACCATTAGAATGGGGCGTAGATATCGTTGTTCACTCCGCATCCAAGTACTTGGGTGGTCATAATGATTTAATTGCAGGGGCAGTGATCGCTTCTAAAGAGATAATAAATCGTATGTATGCTGAAGAGTATGAGTTGATTGGCGGCTCGTTGGCCCCTTTTGAAGCATGGCTACTCATTCGGGGGCTAAGAACACTCCCGCTCCGAATGGAAGCCCATCAGAGAAATGCTCTGTTGGTTGCTCGTTTTCTATCAGATCATCCGGCCATTTCAAAAGTGAATCATCCCGGACTTCCTTCTCACCCACAACATGAGCTGGCATGTAGGCAACTCAAAGGGTATGCCGGATTATTCAGTTTTGAACTAAAAGATTCGGGTTATGAGGATATATGCAGAGTGATCAATAAACTGCGACTGATTCGGATCGGTGTATCTTGGGGGTCTATGGAGAGCCAGGTGATCTCACCAAACTACGGCTTCAATAAGCAGAGTCTAGAAAAACAACACATGCCCGAATCGCTTATCCGCCTAGCTGTAGGGCATGAGCCTGCTGAACTTCTGATACAGGATTTAGCTACAGCTTTAAGCTAA